A single Crateriforma conspicua DNA region contains:
- a CDS encoding sulfotransferase family protein yields the protein MSSQFPFFVVGCPRSGTTFLQVLLNRHPHAWVPPELKLFFLYHGCPRWVRRKTLRRIESDCSVAFPADMLRGDRRVDEIYAYLHRLYPSHGIDRNRVSTTDVGHAPQQQCLLGDKTPEYSYRLDWIDEVFPDSRWIFVVRDPRDVALSLTGVPWLRTSVRGAALLWDRTQRRLLDAAERWPRRICWVRFERLVTRPEQELADALTFLGLSADESILSTLQRPSVHDASCFPERERAWKQTALNPPDLARVSAWRRNRAAIAEPVERVCGQTMDRIGYDRVATNGGGCSVTDLIAANASLARSLIGLPPAVWCSEMAYRLRDGRGIFNRSALLNRSVSQACSS from the coding sequence ATGTCCAGCCAGTTTCCATTCTTCGTCGTCGGTTGCCCGCGATCCGGAACCACTTTCCTGCAGGTGTTGTTGAACCGACACCCGCATGCATGGGTGCCTCCGGAGCTGAAGCTGTTTTTCTTATATCACGGTTGCCCCCGATGGGTCCGACGAAAGACGCTTCGCCGGATTGAATCGGATTGTTCGGTCGCCTTTCCCGCCGACATGCTGCGTGGCGATCGCCGAGTTGATGAGATCTATGCCTACTTGCACCGACTTTATCCAAGTCACGGAATCGATCGGAACCGCGTGTCGACGACCGATGTGGGGCACGCGCCGCAGCAGCAATGTTTGTTGGGCGACAAGACGCCTGAGTACTCGTACCGTCTGGACTGGATCGATGAAGTCTTTCCCGATAGCCGTTGGATATTCGTCGTGCGTGATCCACGGGATGTGGCGTTAAGCCTGACGGGCGTTCCGTGGCTGCGCACCAGCGTGCGAGGTGCGGCATTGCTTTGGGACCGAACACAGCGTCGCTTGTTGGACGCGGCCGAACGTTGGCCACGACGTATTTGCTGGGTGCGTTTCGAACGGTTGGTCACGCGTCCCGAACAGGAACTTGCCGATGCACTGACATTCTTGGGTTTGTCGGCGGACGAATCGATTCTTTCGACGCTTCAGCGGCCTAGCGTCCACGATGCCTCTTGCTTTCCCGAACGCGAACGGGCCTGGAAGCAGACGGCATTGAATCCGCCCGACCTTGCCCGGGTGTCCGCTTGGCGGCGAAATCGTGCCGCCATCGCCGAGCCGGTGGAGCGTGTTTGCGGACAAACCATGGATCGAATCGGATACGATCGTGTAGCGACCAACGGCGGTGGGTGTTCGGTGACCGACCTGATTGCCGCCAATGCTTCACTGGCTCGTTCGTTGATTGGTCTGCCGCCGGCTGTGTGGTGTTCCGAAATGGCTTACCGCTTGAGAGACGGCCGAGGCATCTTCAATCGTTCAGCGCTGCTCAATCGATCAGTATCGCAGGCATGTTCGTCGTAG